From a region of the Tiliqua scincoides isolate rTilSci1 chromosome 4, rTilSci1.hap2, whole genome shotgun sequence genome:
- the ZNF831 gene encoding zinc finger protein 831, whose protein sequence is MPHSFCLFEITQGWEAALDVEVAERKLMENIKEMEAQRHPCPPVSDDQLVQLSCLQTIPAAPNLSLSPVILQPEQALSQTIYVKALTIPFYQPIQSECLQRNSQLPTSQTSINLESSNVPLILSPLLSSERADQPQALAQKQPRTISIVSGLPVLSQTSSSCASLGSPGRTKSAGKYLCKHCGRDCLKPSVLEKHMRSHTGERPFPCTTCGIAFKTQSNLYKHRRTQTHVNNARLPSESDCSSPLKENEKVIDSGGSPQTTKANNRYCDNNSRAATKQAISESTGVITSEKHPLKTSLSAASALSLVSESRWMTTDSSYNGGANQSEKEAMKDPEDPPQRTKIQEQRSPTVRHSQLQRQQATYSEKLWDSRSPDCKLKKCESTDSGYLSRSESVEQQMLSPSPLHSVCKHSTESEGETTPGNSRCTAGNSSRVDLAEKAAATSTLEKKKLEEHISKLISQNKAVVDDSQLDNVRPRKTVLSKQGSIDLPMPYTYKDSFHFDIRSLDTNRKKNLSLCSAKSIFTPVEKPKPLFFYSVPTQFSTTIDCVPVTRSNSLPFVESTRRMQEQVDSSKLSSFTRMPPNTGFSGLLHGNNFATGTAESPNSHPRALVRQVAVDDLPQSRVIESLPSVEEMKNPKKPGAGGEGANSKGKKSSQRKLKMFSQEKWQVYGDETFKKIYQKMKSNQVTKKPKGNKIADTSNLPSDIKETAICEAITVPRDGRSSIARNLVTSPVAISPKINSEESESHSIGSPLSQSASSQESSSSFAEFTTASYSVRDCERSGRTKTLFGQRCQELHVLKLDPSGNSQALPLSTSGELRFQLCCTKGQAHHTLLTAANQQRCSDESEEKCLPGERISTSIGEDTRGKESYPLAQVAVPLLHSNSSELVQEPQKLPSERKKLKVDELKSKEKVMLRVSLDPNNSAGRIVELLDHYKIINIAPVLSVNHSVKGEKQTVVAGTNTPGSSMECENGTQHPPRPSSEREDSAHNAGPASASALSFSEHLTTEITSEYFCSSYTVQKVTEKACSMITETRMSSQSGATTPTLSPIQPQVLDQVTPHPKRNEFLPKYILKYPKEGNTGGMPLIIAGKQENISCISLPSTSAATPYPSSNNSSLDTKATDVFLCPPTILETTNITTRVDGRRPQQIAGLEMKDAWKGTNNGDNSDDEQPMHEGGGSAMVLSSRAPEKKICFTSMYTGGFFISSDMTGRSSALQIIHSGSSSIISVSSLVERAALCGDTDKEMKEWDSDANAFPALQGLPSCSVSNSRCLCHSSDMLYCHVLCTQQKDVHTLSRLSLGSRAGNAKIPSLIPFPTLNAEPQLTWCCLTKNLPVEQKEKEDSAYFSLHTCRNENAILKGSCSLYKVKKSRRPAGEGMIPGPSKAPPAFLQKQQIEKLNFPTARGDELLENIAEQEKARGTLCKTRELTAHKAKRGCKRRKVKINHRRYKGNCVHKHIPLKTSRLSKQYWLTNRAVDTPKRLHSRPHRPGSHKCCGKCPCLPTTSQGNNPCLQQEASCNIADKAAFHVPKKNWMKEDVSKPTNEQSSDILSLQGIAVVPAVPMASYSSALASSLDVCSLGKLQKEPWSDTPPDHSWPSTGICSVDFIDTGKIHSHQNVGSEVTSPIFAELKTDCKDAPHAEPKCQSVTVLKPPVPITGSKVPAGEDLSPSFTEQLAPTFQTSCPISFGSKMFSEPSASSNCLPVLRHVEETSNSTAYLECSDKNSSFVQPDDQQGEPCETGLPAFRKVSANSGILPRSFKKQSLEMTNKQTCVEYDDTSSDDEDRLIIEI, encoded by the exons ATGCCCCACTCTTTCTGTTTATTTGAAATAACACAAGGATGGGAGGCAGCACTGGATGTGGAG GTGGCTGAGCGTAAACTGATGGAGAACATAAAAGAAATGGAGGCTCAGAGGCATCCTTGTCCCCCGGTTTCGGACGATCAGCTAGTTCAGCTCTCTTGCCTTCAGACCATACCAGCGGCACCAAATCTCTCACTGAGTCCAGTGATTCTCCAGCCAGAACAAGCACTCTCTCAGACTATATACGTGAAAGCCCTCACCATACCATTTTATCAACCTATCCAGTCAGAATGCCTTCAGCGAAACAGCCAGCTGCCCACCAGCCAAACCAGCATCAATTTGGAGAGCAGTAATGTGCCTCTAATCCTGAGCCCACTTTTGAGTTCAGAGCGGGCAGATCAACCTCAAGCACTTGCTCAGAAGCAACCTCGGACAATCAGTATAGTTAGTGGTTTACCAGTCTTGTCACAAACGTCTTCCTCGTGCGCATCACTTGGAAGCCCTGGGAGAACCAAAAGTGCTGGGAAGTACCTCTGTAAACATTGTGGGCGTGACTGCCTGAAGCCCAGTGTTCTTGAGAAACACATGCGCTCACACACAGGGGAGAGGCCTTTTCCATGTACCACGTGTGGCATAGCATTTAAAACTCAAAGCAATCTGTATAAACACAGGAGAACTCAAACACACGTCAACAATGCCAGGCTTCCCTCAGAGTCTGACTGCAGTAGCCCTTTGAAAGAGAACGAGAAGGTCATCGACAGTGGTGGATCTCCACAAACCACAAAAGCCAATAACAGATACTGTGACAACAACTCAAGGGCAGCAACTAAACAAGCCATTTCAGAATCCACTGGTGTCATAACCAGTGAGAAGCACCCACTCAAAACTTCACTGTCAGCAGCAAGTGCTTTGTCCCTTGTCTCTGAAAGTCGGTGGATGACAACTGACAGCTCCTATAATGGAGGGGCAAATCAGAGTGAGAAAGAGGCCATGAAAGATCCAGAGGACCCACCCCAGAGAACAAAGATACAGGAGCAAAGGTCTCCAACAGTCAGACATAGTCAGCTGCAGAGGCAGCAAGCCACGTATTCCGAGAAGCTGTGGGACAGCAGATCTCCAGACTGCAAGCTAAAGAAGTGCGAGAGCACGGACTCGGGGTATCTGTCCCGCTCCGAGAGTGTGGAGCAGCAGATGCTCTCCCCCAGCCCACTCCACAGTGTTTGCAAACACAGCACGGAGTCCGAAGGCGAGACCACTCCTGGCAATAGCAGGTGCACAGCAGGAAATAGCTCAAGAGTGGATTTGGCTGAGAAAGCAGCCGCCACCTCAACGTTGGAGAAGAAGAAGTTAGAAGAGCATATCTCCAAACTGATCTCTCAGAATAAAGCTGTAGTGGATGACAGCCAACTGGACAATGTCAGGCCCAGGAAAACAGTCCTGTCTAAGCAGGGCAGCATCGACTTGCCAATGCCTTACACCTACAAAGACTCCTTCCATTTTGACATACGATCTCTTGACACCAACAGGAAAAAGAACCTTTCTCTTTGCTCGGCCAAGTCTATCTTCACACCTGTAGAGAAACCCAAGCCCTTGTTTTTCTACTCTGTCCCCACTCAGTTCTCAACAACCATAGACTGTGTGCCTGTTACCAGAAGTAACTCTTTGCCATTTGTTGAGAGCACAAGGAGGATGCAGGAGCAAGTGGATAGTTCAAAATTATCTTCTTTCACCAGAATGCCCCCAAACACAGGTTTCTCTGGTTTGTTGCACGGCAACAACTTTGCTACAGGTACAGCCGAGTCTCCTAACAGCCATCCCCGGGCACTTGTCAGGCAGGTGGCCGTTGATGACTTGCCCCAAAGTCGTGTGATAGAGTCTTTGCCGTCTGTGGAAGAGATGAAGAACCCTAAAAAGCCCGGAGCTGGAGGGGAAGGAGCAAACAGCAAGGGTAAGAAATCCAGTCAAAGGAAGCTAAAAATGTTCTCTCAGGAAAAGTGGCAGGTCTATGGGGACGAAACTTTTAAGAAAATCTatcaaaaaatgaaaagcaatcaaGTGACCAAGAAACCAAAGGGAAATAAGATAGCGGACACTTCAAACCTCCCTTCAGATATCAAGGAAACAGCTATTTGTGAGGCAATTACTGTGCCAAGAGATGGCAGAAGCTCCATAGCCAGGAATCTGGTTACATCCCCAGTAGCCATTTCTCCAAAAATAAACTCTGAAGAGTCGGAAAGCCATTCCATTGGTAGTCCTTTATCACAGAGCGCTTCCTCCCAGGAGAGTTCAAGCAGCTTTGCAGAGTTCACGACAGCATCATACTCAGTCCGTGATTGTGAGCGCAGTGGACGGACTAAAACACTTTTTGGGCAGAGGTGCCAAGAGCTGCATGTGCTGAAGTTGGACCCAAGTGGCAACAGTCAGGCACTGCCTTTAAGTACCAGTGGCGAATTGAGGTTCCAGCTTTGTTGCACCAAAGGCCAAGCACATCATACCCTATTAACTGCTGCTAACCAGCAAAGGTGCAGTGATGAATCAGAGGAGAAATGCTTGCCAGGAGAACGTATTTCAACCAGCATAGGAGAAGACACCAGAGGAAAAGAAAGCTACCCACTTGCACAGGTGGCCGTACCACTGCTCCACAGCAATAGCAGTGAGCTTGTGCAGGAACCCCAAAAGTTGCCCTCGGAGAGAAAAAAGCTGAAAGTGGATGAGCTGAAGAGCAAAGAAAAAGTCATGTTACGAGTCAGTCTTGATCCCAATAACTCAGCAGGCAGAATTGTGGAATTGCTAGACCATTACAAAATTATCAATATTGCTCCAGTATTATCTGTAAACCACTCCGTTAAGGGAGAAAAGCAGACAGTAGTAGCAGGAACGAACACGCCGGGGAGCAGCATGGAATGTGAGAATGGCACCCAACATCCACCCAGGCCTTCCAGTGAGAGAGAGGATTCTGCTCACAATGCTGGTCCAGCAAGTGCATCGGCCCTTTCGTTTTCTGAACATCTTACAACTGAGATCACCAGTGAATACTTCTGTAGCTCCTACACTGTCCAAAAGGTGACAGAAAAAGCTTGTTCCATGATAACAGAGACAAGGATGTCATCTCAGAGTGGAGCCACGACACCGACTTTGTCCCCCATTCAGCCGCAAGTGTTGGATCAAGTCACTCCCCATCCAAAGAGGAATGAATTTCTTCCAAAGTATATCCTAAAATATCCAAAAGAGGGGAATACTGGAGGCATGCCTTTGATAATTGCAGGGAAACAGGAGAATATATCGTGTATTTCTCTGCCAAGCACGTCAGCCGCCACCCCTTATCCTTCCAGTAACAATAGCTCACTTGACACAAAGGCCACCGATGTATTTTTGTGCC CACCAACTATCCTAGAAACAACAAATATCACAACCAGAGTAGATGGGAGGCGTCCTCAGCAAATTGCGGGACTAGAGATGAAAGATGCGTGGAAAGGAACCAATAACGGAGACAACTCAGATGATGAACAACCAATGCacgagggaggggggagtgccaTGGTCCTTTCATCACGTGCTCCAGAGAAGAAAATATGCTTTACGTCTATGTATACTGGAGGCTTTTTCATATCGTCAGACATGACAGGGCGGAGTTCGGCTCTGCAGATAATACACTCAGGAAGCAGCTCAATAATATCAGTGTCCTCACTGGTTGAAAGGGCAGCTTTGTGCGGAGACACTGACAAGGAAATGAAGGAATGGGACTCGGATGCTAACGCTTTTCCAGCGTTGCAGGGTCTGCCCTCCTGCTCAGTTTCTAATTCCAGATGCCTTTGCCATTCCTCTGACATGCTGTATTGCCATGTGCTCTGCACTCAACAAAAGGACGTTCATACGCTGTCCCGACTGAGCTTAGGTTCTCGTGCAGGAAACGCAAAAATCCCAAGCTTGATTCCCTTCCCAACTCTAAATGCAGAGCCTCAATTGACTTGGTGTTGCCTAACCAAAAACCTCCCTGTggagcaaaaggagaaggaagactCGGCTTATTTCTCCCTGCATACCTGCAGGAATGAAAATGCCATTTTGAAAGGCAGTTGCTCCCTTTACAAAGTGAAAAAATCCAGGAGACCTGCTGGTGAAGGCATGATACCTGGACCCTCCAAAGCACCACCTGCTTTTCTGCAGAAGCAGCAGATAGAGAAG CTGAACTTTCCAACAGCCAGAGGTGATGAACTGTTGGAAAACATTGCAGAGCAAGAGAAAGCAAGAGGAACGCTTTGCAAAACAAGAGAACTCACAGCGCATAAAGCCAAGAGGGGTTGTAAaaggagaaaggtgaagatcaaCCACAGACG ATATAAGGGGAATTGTGTTCACAAACATATTCCGCTAAAAACCAGCAGGCTGAGCAAGCAGTACTGGCTAACAAACAGGGCTGTGGATACACCAAAAAGGCTTCACTCTCGTCCCCACAGACCTGGCAGCCATAAGTGTTGTGGAAAATGCCCCTGTCTTCCAACAACTTCACAAG GAAACAACCCATGTCTACAACAGGAAGCATCTTGCAACATAGCCGATAAAGCAGCCTTCCACGTGCCCAAAAAGAACTGGATGAAAGAA gaTGTTTCTAAGCCTACTAATGAACAGTCAAGTGACATCCTCTCCCTTCAGGGAATTGCTGTagttccagctgtgccaatggcatCATATTCCTCTGCACTAGCCAGCAGCCTGGATGTTTGCTCCTTGGGAAAACTTCAGAAAGAGCCATGGTCAGACACTCCTCCTGACCATTCTTGGCCTTCCACTGGGATATGCAGTGTCGACTTCATTGATACAGGCAAGATCCATTCACATCAAAATGTGGGTTCAGAGGTTACTAGTCCTATTTTTGCAGAGTTAAAAACAGACTGCAAAGATGCACCTCATGCAGAACCAAAATGCCAAAGTGTTACTGTCTTAAAGCCACCTGTCCCCATCACTGGAAGCAAAGTACCCGCAGGTGAGGATCTGTCTCCCTCTTTCACAGAGCAACTTGCTCCAACCTTCCAGACTTCGTGTCCTATTTCATTTGGATCAAAGATGTTTTCTGAGCCATCAGCTTCAAGTAATTGTTTACCTGTTTTAAGGCATGTTGAGGAGACAAGCAACTCTACCGCCTATCTTGAATGCTCAGACAAGAACAGCAGTTTCGTGCAACCAGATGACCAACAAGGAGAACCTTGTGAAACTGGACTTCCTGCTTTCAGGAAGGTCTCAGCTAACTCTGGAATATTGCCCAGATCTTTCAAAAAACAGAGTCTGGAAATGACAAACAAACAGACTTGTGTGGAATATGACGACACAAGCAGTGATGATGAAGATAGGCTAATTATTGAAATATAA
- the LOC136648941 gene encoding large ribosomal subunit protein uL15-like: protein MPSRLRKTRKLRGHVSHGHGRVGKHRKHPGGRGNAGGMHHHRINFDKYHPGYFGKVGMRHYHLKKNQHFCPTVNLDKLWTLVSEQTRLKYANNQAGLAPVIDVVRSGYYKVLGKGKLPRQPVIVKAKFFSRKAEEKIKEVGGACVLVA, encoded by the exons ATG CCTTCCAGACTGAGGAAGACCAGGAAATTGAGAGGTCACGTCAGCCATGGCCATGGTCGTGTTG GCAAGCACAGAAAACATCCTGGAGGGCGTGGCAATGCTGGGGGCATGCACCACCACAGAATCAACTTTGACAAATA CCACCCTGGTTATTTTGGAAAGGTTGGGATGAGACATTACCATCTGAAGAAGAACCAGCACTTCTGCCCCACAGTCAATCTCGATAAGCTCTGGACACTCGTTAGTGAGCAGACAAGACTTAAATATGCCAACAATCAGGCTGGGTTGGCACCTGTCATTGATGTTGTGCGCTCA GGTTATTACAAAGtcctgggcaaggggaaactgCCCAGACAGCCAGTAATTGTGAAAGCAAAGTTCTTCAGcagaaaagcagaagagaaaatcaaAGAAGTTGGTGGAGCTTGTGTGCTGGTGGCATAG